A genomic region of Desulfosarcina ovata subsp. ovata contains the following coding sequences:
- the ftsA gene encoding cell division protein FtsA, with the protein MQGPREGNIIVGLDIGTTKICAVVGEVVGRDIHIIGIGTHPSIGLRKGVVVNIESTVESIKKAVEEAELMAGCEISSVYAGIAGGHITGFNSRGIVAIKGPEITPQDVERVIDAARAVAIPMDREVIHVLPQEYIVDDQVGIQNPVGMAGVRLEAKIHIVTGAVTSAHNIVKCANRAGLDVCDIVLESLASGEAVLTAEEKQLGTGLIDLGGGTSDLAIFSGKNIRHTFVLALGGDNLTNDIAIGLRAPINDAEQIKRKYGTCDHAAISSDDTIEVPGMGGRQARKLPRQILGEILEPRMEEIFTLLQREIYRAGMENMIASGMVLTGGTSLLDGTADIAEGVFGVPTRLGRPQGISGLTDVVNNPMYATGVGLVIYGARKEPEKKFRIRDRNIFNSLIARMKKWFKEVI; encoded by the coding sequence TTGCAGGGACCTAGAGAAGGAAACATTATCGTCGGCCTGGATATCGGCACCACCAAAATCTGTGCGGTGGTGGGCGAAGTGGTGGGCCGGGATATCCATATTATCGGCATCGGCACGCATCCATCCATCGGATTGCGCAAAGGGGTGGTGGTCAATATCGAATCCACGGTGGAGTCGATCAAAAAGGCCGTGGAAGAAGCCGAGCTGATGGCCGGCTGTGAAATTTCGTCGGTCTATGCCGGGATTGCCGGCGGACACATTACCGGCTTCAACAGCCGTGGGATCGTGGCCATCAAGGGCCCGGAGATTACCCCCCAGGACGTGGAACGGGTCATCGATGCGGCCCGCGCCGTGGCCATTCCCATGGACCGGGAAGTGATTCACGTCCTGCCCCAGGAGTATATTGTCGACGATCAGGTGGGGATCCAGAACCCGGTGGGCATGGCCGGTGTCCGCCTGGAGGCCAAGATCCATATCGTCACCGGGGCGGTGACCTCGGCCCACAATATCGTCAAATGCGCCAACCGGGCCGGCCTGGACGTGTGTGACATCGTTCTGGAAAGCCTGGCCTCGGGGGAAGCGGTGCTGACTGCGGAAGAGAAACAGTTGGGCACCGGCCTTATCGATCTGGGGGGCGGAACCAGTGACCTAGCGATTTTTTCGGGCAAGAATATCCGGCACACCTTCGTGCTGGCCCTAGGGGGCGACAACCTGACCAACGATATCGCCATCGGGCTCCGTGCACCGATCAACGATGCCGAGCAGATCAAACGCAAATACGGCACCTGCGACCATGCCGCGATCAGCTCGGACGACACCATCGAGGTGCCGGGCATGGGTGGCCGACAGGCGCGCAAGCTGCCGCGCCAGATCCTGGGCGAGATTCTGGAGCCACGTATGGAGGAGATTTTTACCCTGCTGCAGCGGGAGATCTACCGCGCCGGCATGGAAAACATGATCGCCTCGGGCATGGTGCTGACCGGGGGAACCTCGCTTCTGGACGGCACCGCCGATATCGCCGAGGGGGTCTTCGGCGTCCCGACCCGTCTGGGGCGACCCCAGGGAATCAGCGGCCTCACCGATGTGGTGAACAATCCCATGTACGCCACCGGCGTGGGGCTGGTTATTTACGGCGCCAGAAAAGAGCCGGAGAAGAAGTTCCGCATTCGCGACCGAAACATTTTCAACAGCCTCATCGCGCGAATGAAAAAATGGTTTAAGGAGGTCATCTGA
- the ftsZ gene encoding cell division protein FtsZ codes for MFSYVENDQSAKIKVIGVGGAGGNAINNMIASSLQGVKFITANTDAQALDISQAEMRIQLGTQITEGLGAGANPQVGREAALENAEMIKDALSDSHMVFITAGFGGGTGTGAAPVIARLCKEMGILTVAVVTRPFSFEGRKRAKQADEGLAELKKAADTVITIPNDRLRGLASKNAKMVDMFKKADEILLHSVKGITDLIMMPGLVNLDFADVKTTMSRAGMAIMGIGISSGENRALEAAERAISHPLLEDINISGAKGVLMNITSNSSLTMEEMTEASERIYNEVGEDAEIIWGAVIDDSVGEEMSVTVIATGIGEDDKEKEKQREVVSRVLDPTYGGKVRDITPADLARSAELDEPTFIRRRQAVNADPSSEIYREYKGIVIDNDDLDVPTFLRRKAD; via the coding sequence ATGTTTTCGTATGTGGAAAATGATCAATCGGCAAAAATCAAGGTGATCGGCGTCGGCGGTGCCGGCGGCAACGCCATCAACAACATGATCGCCAGCAGCCTGCAGGGGGTCAAGTTCATTACCGCCAATACGGATGCCCAGGCCCTGGATATCTCACAGGCCGAGATGCGCATCCAGCTGGGCACCCAGATCACCGAAGGGCTTGGCGCCGGTGCCAACCCCCAGGTCGGGCGCGAAGCCGCACTGGAAAATGCGGAGATGATCAAGGACGCCCTGTCTGATTCGCACATGGTATTCATCACCGCCGGATTTGGCGGCGGGACGGGAACCGGTGCGGCACCGGTGATCGCCCGGCTGTGCAAGGAGATGGGGATCCTGACCGTGGCCGTGGTCACGCGGCCGTTCTCCTTCGAGGGACGCAAACGCGCCAAACAGGCGGACGAGGGGCTTGCCGAACTGAAGAAGGCGGCCGACACGGTGATCACCATTCCCAATGACCGGTTGCGCGGCCTGGCATCGAAGAACGCCAAGATGGTGGACATGTTCAAGAAAGCAGACGAGATCCTGCTCCATTCGGTCAAGGGCATCACCGACCTGATCATGATGCCCGGTCTGGTCAACCTCGATTTTGCCGACGTCAAGACCACCATGAGCCGGGCCGGCATGGCCATCATGGGGATCGGTATTTCCAGCGGCGAGAATCGGGCGCTGGAAGCCGCCGAGCGGGCCATTTCGCATCCGCTTCTGGAAGATATCAATATCTCCGGCGCCAAGGGCGTGTTGATGAACATCACCTCCAACAGCAGCCTGACCATGGAGGAGATGACCGAAGCCTCCGAGCGCATCTACAACGAGGTGGGCGAGGATGCCGAGATCATCTGGGGCGCGGTGATCGACGACAGCGTCGGCGAGGAGATGAGCGTTACCGTGATTGCCACCGGCATCGGTGAAGATGACAAGGAAAAAGAGAAGCAAAGAGAGGTCGTGTCGCGAGTGCTGGACCCTACTTACGGCGGAAAGGTTCGCGATATCACCCCGGCCGATCTGGCCCGTTCGGCGGAGCTGGATGAGCCCACCTTTATCCGCCGCCGGCAGGCTGTCAACGCAGATCCGTCCAGCGAAATCTACCGCGAGTACAAGGGCATCGTCATCGATAACGACGACCTGGACGTGCCCACGTTTTTGCGGCGCAAAGCGGACTGA
- a CDS encoding radical SAM protein, whose translation MVVNPAPVERGVIRKPAAGRLRVALVYPHHYHVGMSNLGFQTVYRLINDVDHIVCERAFLPEQDGGKIHRVLTVESQTPIEDFDIIAFSISYENDVPAVLTILETAGLPLSAARRGATLPLVLAGGVFCFLNPEPLAPFIDAFLLGEAEALIHPVFEILDPRAEKRELLMALAREVPGVYVPAFYTPRYHGDGTLAAVDPAAGVPATVKRVMVPDLSTVPTASTILTPDTTFENTYLIEVSRGCPHGCRFCSAGYVYRPPRFRPLNLLDHQVDEGCALTDRIGLVGAAVSDLPGIRELCSRDRGRDIHFAFSSLRADALDGPLIEALRKSRVKTATIAPDAGSERMRRVINKGVTEDHVLTATETLVAAGIPNLKVYFMIGLPTETDDDVTAIVDLVKRIKHRFLKTSRGKGHMGEITVSVSCFVPKPFTPFQWAAMDEVRILKRKIKVIQSGLRKTANVRVHADVPRWAYLQALIARGDRRVAEILLLAHRNRGNWPQTYKASAINPHFYVHREREPEEHFPWEFIDQGIDRAYLLKEYRQALDARPSAPCPADPSRCSICGVCKGTAVNSSCRNRG comes from the coding sequence ATGGTCGTAAACCCAGCCCCGGTGGAACGCGGGGTGATCCGCAAACCGGCTGCCGGTCGTTTGCGGGTGGCCCTGGTGTATCCCCACCACTATCATGTGGGCATGTCCAACCTGGGCTTCCAGACGGTTTACCGGCTGATCAATGACGTTGATCATATCGTTTGTGAAAGGGCTTTTTTACCGGAACAGGATGGCGGTAAAATTCATCGGGTGCTGACCGTCGAGTCCCAGACGCCCATCGAAGACTTCGACATTATCGCGTTCTCCATCTCGTATGAGAACGATGTACCCGCGGTGCTTACCATCCTGGAAACAGCAGGACTCCCCCTGTCGGCCGCCCGGCGTGGCGCCACTCTCCCCCTTGTGCTGGCAGGGGGAGTCTTCTGCTTTCTCAATCCCGAACCGCTGGCACCCTTTATCGACGCTTTTCTGCTGGGGGAGGCAGAGGCGCTGATCCACCCGGTTTTTGAGATTTTAGACCCACGGGCTGAAAAGCGCGAACTTCTCATGGCGCTGGCCCGGGAGGTCCCCGGCGTGTATGTTCCCGCCTTTTACACGCCGCGGTATCACGGCGACGGGACCCTGGCGGCCGTTGATCCTGCCGCAGGGGTGCCCGCCACGGTCAAACGGGTCATGGTACCGGACCTGTCAACGGTTCCCACCGCCAGTACCATTTTGACTCCGGACACCACTTTTGAGAATACCTATCTGATCGAGGTCTCCCGCGGATGTCCGCATGGCTGCCGGTTCTGCAGTGCCGGCTACGTCTATCGGCCGCCACGCTTCCGTCCCCTGAATCTTCTGGACCACCAGGTGGACGAGGGGTGTGCCCTGACCGATCGCATCGGGCTGGTGGGGGCGGCGGTTTCCGATCTGCCGGGTATCCGTGAACTGTGCAGCCGCGATCGGGGCCGTGATATCCATTTCGCGTTCAGCAGCCTGCGGGCGGATGCCCTGGATGGCCCATTGATCGAAGCCCTCAGGAAAAGCCGGGTCAAAACCGCGACGATTGCCCCGGATGCCGGCAGCGAGCGCATGCGGCGGGTGATCAACAAAGGGGTGACCGAAGATCACGTCCTGACGGCAACCGAAACGCTGGTGGCCGCCGGCATTCCCAACCTGAAGGTCTACTTCATGATCGGCCTGCCCACGGAAACCGATGACGACGTCACCGCCATTGTGGACCTGGTCAAACGGATCAAACACCGGTTTCTCAAAACCAGTCGCGGCAAAGGGCACATGGGTGAGATTACGGTGAGCGTGAGTTGCTTCGTTCCCAAACCCTTCACGCCTTTCCAGTGGGCGGCCATGGATGAGGTCAGGATCCTCAAACGCAAAATCAAGGTCATCCAGTCCGGGCTGAGAAAAACGGCCAACGTGCGCGTGCATGCCGATGTGCCGCGTTGGGCCTACCTTCAGGCACTGATCGCCCGGGGCGACCGCCGCGTGGCCGAGATCCTGCTCCTGGCCCACCGCAACCGGGGCAACTGGCCCCAGACCTATAAGGCATCGGCGATCAATCCGCACTTCTATGTTCATCGCGAGCGCGAACCGGAGGAGCATTTCCCCTGGGAATTTATCGATCAGGGGATTGATCGGGCCTACCTTTTAAAGGAGTATCGACAGGCCCTGGACGCCCGCCCCTCGGCGCCTTGTCCGGCCGATCCGTCGCGCTGCAGCATTTGCGGCGTGTGCAAGGGAACAGCGGTCAATTCATCATGTAGAAACCGAGGGTGA
- a CDS encoding GAF domain-containing protein — MPPKNDPDPMPAAADHLPTTVADLSQRNNELEAFNRALIAERERMQDQLEETSRLLNAATTGLFSLDKTGLIESVNAPGARLLAADTAFLQKKPFGHFIAPEDQALFYIHRSRIGAGTVNTPLDVKLKSQTGEYRSVRIHAQPLNRPGQHLPGLLLAVEDTTDTHRALEQLQAKTDLVRMIFSIIDDLAAWSAADIDTAIGFCLEKLGLATFADRVYVCLFHTQKTRFSVTHEWLGNHITAPHLQNMNIRTILPIVRRLKKRQVVSVADMATLTSVERGDFDGFQAIDAKALLIAPLFCGRQLLGIIGCDAVRQPVDWSAENRRMLSLVGGAIVGALLRRQTENSAEGVQAQLLRFFEPPAAVPPDGNTSYEYEGPIEIIDDETDQNGTPATDWRFQEAGADDTPDRTLPLKDGQFAHLACRSCNRQRRLDISEIRALGSCLKATCVCNTTMVVKIELRRGVRKTVHLDGVLIRGSGDGRMPMADDWCRIEVLNLSRRGVGFKIVGSQTVSEGNRFQVKFNLDNTARSTIQKTVVVRSISGSTVGCQFEGDDPCDVTLGFYMMN; from the coding sequence ATGCCTCCCAAAAACGATCCCGATCCCATGCCGGCCGCTGCGGACCACTTACCCACCACGGTTGCGGACCTATCCCAACGCAACAACGAACTGGAGGCGTTCAATCGCGCCCTGATCGCCGAACGGGAACGGATGCAGGACCAGCTGGAAGAGACATCGCGTCTGCTTAACGCCGCGACGACAGGACTCTTCAGCCTGGACAAAACCGGTCTGATCGAAAGCGTCAATGCACCCGGTGCACGCCTGCTCGCAGCCGACACCGCCTTTCTGCAGAAAAAGCCGTTCGGCCATTTTATCGCCCCGGAAGACCAGGCGCTGTTTTATATCCACCGCAGTCGTATCGGTGCCGGAACGGTCAATACGCCGTTAGACGTAAAACTGAAATCCCAAACCGGTGAATACCGTTCGGTCCGCATCCATGCTCAGCCGTTGAACCGGCCCGGGCAGCATCTTCCCGGTCTTCTTCTGGCCGTTGAAGACACCACCGATACCCACCGGGCACTGGAGCAATTGCAGGCCAAGACCGATCTTGTCCGTATGATCTTTTCGATCATCGACGATCTCGCGGCGTGGTCCGCCGCTGACATCGATACGGCCATTGGCTTCTGCCTCGAAAAACTGGGGCTGGCCACATTCGCCGACCGGGTGTATGTTTGTTTGTTCCATACGCAAAAAACCCGCTTCTCCGTCACCCATGAATGGCTGGGGAACCACATCACCGCACCCCATTTACAAAATATGAACATCCGCACCATCCTGCCCATTGTGCGCCGGTTGAAAAAACGTCAGGTCGTCAGCGTTGCCGACATGGCCACCCTCACATCAGTCGAGCGCGGTGATTTTGATGGGTTTCAGGCCATAGATGCCAAGGCGCTGTTGATCGCGCCACTGTTTTGCGGCCGCCAACTGCTGGGGATCATCGGGTGTGATGCCGTCCGGCAGCCCGTCGACTGGTCTGCTGAAAACCGCCGCATGCTTTCCCTGGTGGGCGGCGCCATCGTGGGTGCCCTGCTCCGCAGGCAGACCGAAAACAGCGCCGAGGGGGTCCAGGCCCAGCTTCTCCGGTTCTTCGAGCCGCCTGCGGCCGTACCGCCAGATGGCAACACCTCATACGAATACGAAGGCCCCATCGAAATCATCGATGACGAGACCGATCAAAACGGAACACCGGCGACCGATTGGCGCTTTCAGGAAGCCGGTGCCGACGACACCCCGGATCGGACACTTCCGCTCAAGGACGGCCAGTTCGCCCATCTCGCCTGCAGGTCCTGCAATCGCCAACGACGCCTGGACATCTCGGAAATTCGCGCGCTGGGCAGTTGCCTGAAAGCGACCTGCGTCTGTAACACCACCATGGTGGTGAAGATTGAACTGCGCCGGGGGGTCCGCAAAACCGTCCATCTGGATGGCGTGCTCATCCGCGGCAGTGGCGACGGCCGGATGCCAATGGCCGATGACTGGTGCAGGATTGAAGTATTGAACCTTTCCCGCCGTGGGGTCGGCTTCAAAATCGTCGGTTCACAGACAGTTTCGGAGGGGAATCGCTTTCAGGTCAAGTTCAATCTGGACAATACGGCCCGCTCAACGATCCAGAAAACCGTCGTGGTGCGTTCCATATCCGGTTCGACCGTTGGCTGCCAGTTCGAGGGGGATGATCCGTGCGATGTCACCCTCGGTTTCTACATGATGAATTGA
- a CDS encoding tetratricopeptide repeat protein, with product MAKCRLKAIFYFIMVLLLLSSCATPGTTLQNQKNAKASRKLGEAYLADGNFRSALVELLKAEALNPNDPFLHNDLGLVYNKKEKLDLAVIHFKKAIELNPSYSQAKNNLGSVFIIQKQWDNAIAVLEEVTGDMLYATPHFPLTNLGIAYYYKGRYDKARHYLKKALALKPDFFLAQLNLGRTYLATGELNEARTILEKAAETYPENPALLLEMGRTYRRLGDSKTAVLALKGAIELTEDSDLAVEASEELKKIYR from the coding sequence ATGGCAAAATGCCGGCTGAAAGCTATTTTTTATTTTATCATGGTTCTGTTGCTGCTATCTTCCTGTGCAACCCCTGGAACCACCCTGCAGAATCAAAAAAACGCCAAGGCCTCCCGAAAGCTGGGCGAGGCCTATCTGGCCGACGGTAACTTCAGATCGGCGTTGGTTGAACTACTCAAGGCTGAAGCGCTCAATCCCAACGACCCGTTTCTGCATAATGACTTGGGGTTGGTGTATAACAAAAAAGAAAAGCTCGACCTGGCCGTAATTCATTTTAAGAAAGCCATTGAGCTTAACCCCAGCTATTCACAGGCAAAAAACAACCTGGGCAGCGTCTTCATCATCCAGAAGCAGTGGGATAACGCCATCGCCGTTCTGGAAGAAGTCACCGGAGACATGCTCTATGCCACCCCTCACTTTCCCCTGACCAACCTGGGCATTGCCTATTATTACAAGGGCCGGTACGACAAGGCCCGGCACTATCTCAAAAAAGCACTGGCACTCAAGCCCGACTTCTTTCTCGCGCAGCTGAACCTGGGGCGAACCTACCTGGCCACCGGAGAATTGAACGAAGCCCGAACCATATTGGAAAAAGCGGCCGAAACCTATCCCGAAAATCCGGCCCTGCTCCTGGAGATGGGCAGGACCTACCGCAGGCTGGGAGATTCCAAGACTGCGGTTCTGGCACTGAAGGGAGCCATCGAACTCACCGAGGATTCCGATCTGGCCGTCGAGGCATCCGAGGAACTGAAAAAAATATACCGGTAA
- a CDS encoding LysM peptidoglycan-binding domain-containing protein, giving the protein MVTRKRNPRALWFPRRVFSATAVLIALLAGTSAFGAMLYKDYVVRYDRGWDILCDPYEVRQGDWVLKIFRQKGEIAHEDFRDFLGIFQRLNPHVKDIDRLRPGQVVDIPLKKLVQGHLPGQSSGVVTIPFVMITNPREMIKKQSRAYTVQRGDTVSRLIASQFGGRFGNRTYNEGLKLFKAVNPKIKDVNKIFVGQKIYMPDPSVREQSWYESLFDKAGNLVEKVAQTAATETMQEGRPSALPSSAPAPMPPSTPVAPPKTTGPAAEAASIIGGRLMAKGTYYLPMKQGNPFELDLSRFPVIELQNRKKVILTTQDRVMNVDLPLIQSYWTDVKIVKIGEEASAQAIVEAVLSAFAGEKITDRLAFDDGGVSVIVTAKWIHSAPSADGQVTRHTCITPITSANQQTHAAIRRYLDQNDIVIKDLLTGTPVPAPAPMATETDGAAGTGRIDGSDQKTLIEAFARRMGFYYSPNTSISFPYAGIQVQALSNLLSFGNGREILVDLGDLYGDAITAIRDIGLDILQIQADTPPITVIAQLLDAAGMSYTREPVFYGADRPAEFNTALTVQGILVPTGRGENLLFTEAGIPELIGNFIRNQEIRIIEITTHP; this is encoded by the coding sequence ATGGTTACAAGAAAGCGCAACCCGCGAGCCCTCTGGTTTCCCCGCCGGGTCTTCTCTGCCACCGCGGTGCTGATCGCCCTTCTGGCAGGGACCAGCGCCTTCGGCGCCATGCTCTATAAAGACTACGTGGTCCGCTACGACCGCGGCTGGGACATTCTCTGTGATCCCTACGAGGTCCGGCAAGGGGATTGGGTCCTTAAAATTTTCCGACAGAAAGGCGAGATCGCCCATGAGGATTTCAGGGATTTTCTGGGGATCTTTCAGCGCCTCAACCCCCATGTCAAAGACATCGACCGACTCCGCCCCGGACAGGTGGTGGACATTCCCCTGAAAAAACTGGTCCAGGGCCACCTGCCGGGACAGTCCTCGGGTGTGGTCACGATCCCCTTCGTCATGATCACCAACCCCAGGGAGATGATCAAGAAACAGTCCCGCGCATACACGGTTCAGCGCGGGGATACCGTCTCCCGGTTGATTGCCAGCCAATTTGGCGGCCGTTTCGGCAACCGAACCTATAACGAAGGACTGAAACTGTTCAAGGCGGTCAACCCGAAGATCAAGGATGTCAATAAAATTTTCGTCGGCCAGAAGATATATATGCCCGACCCTTCGGTCCGGGAACAAAGCTGGTATGAATCGCTATTTGATAAAGCCGGCAACCTGGTGGAGAAAGTGGCCCAGACGGCCGCCACCGAAACCATGCAAGAGGGCCGGCCATCCGCCCTGCCCTCATCAGCCCCGGCACCGATGCCGCCGTCCACTCCGGTGGCGCCTCCGAAAACCACCGGACCGGCGGCCGAGGCCGCATCCATCATCGGCGGGCGCCTGATGGCCAAGGGAACCTATTACCTGCCCATGAAGCAGGGCAATCCGTTTGAACTGGACCTTTCCCGATTTCCCGTTATCGAACTGCAGAACCGCAAAAAGGTGATTCTGACTACTCAGGACCGGGTCATGAATGTGGACCTGCCGCTCATTCAATCCTACTGGACAGATGTCAAAATCGTGAAAATTGGCGAGGAAGCTTCCGCCCAGGCGATCGTCGAGGCAGTGTTATCCGCCTTTGCGGGTGAGAAAATCACAGATCGGCTGGCCTTTGATGACGGAGGCGTCAGCGTCATTGTCACTGCCAAATGGATTCACAGCGCGCCATCGGCGGATGGGCAGGTCACGCGCCACACCTGTATCACGCCCATCACCAGCGCCAATCAACAAACCCATGCAGCCATCCGGCGGTACCTGGATCAGAACGACATTGTCATCAAGGATCTTCTGACCGGGACACCGGTGCCGGCACCAGCGCCAATGGCAACGGAAACGGATGGTGCGGCGGGAACAGGCCGGATTGACGGCAGCGACCAAAAAACGTTGATCGAAGCCTTCGCCCGGCGGATGGGATTTTACTACTCGCCCAATACCAGCATCAGTTTCCCGTATGCCGGGATTCAGGTTCAGGCCCTGTCCAACCTGCTTTCCTTCGGCAACGGACGGGAAATCCTCGTCGACTTGGGCGACCTTTACGGCGACGCCATCACGGCCATCCGCGACATCGGACTGGACATCCTTCAAATCCAGGCCGATACCCCGCCGATCACGGTCATCGCCCAATTGCTGGACGCCGCCGGCATGTCCTACACCCGTGAACCGGTTTTTTACGGTGCCGACCGACCCGCCGAATTCAACACGGCACTGACGGTTCAGGGGATACTGGTGCCGACCGGACGCGGCGAGAACCTGCTTTTTACCGAGGCCGGCATTCCCGAACTGATCGGCAATTTCATCCGCAATCAGGAGATCCGGATAATTGAAATAACCACACATCCGTAG
- the thrC gene encoding threonine synthase, translating to MKIDQFPETIRPHLIPKPSGELIYRCLGCQAEHSIESLLYTCPDCGQVLLIHDRRFDRLKALSGETWQQILDYRRMLKIPALKGIYRYHEFIGPVIPLDSVVYLGEGHTPVVEANTVLQEKTGMRFFYKNDGQNPSASFKDRGMASALSYIHFLIQEGIIDEVLSICASTGDTSAAAALYAAYLKPDIKSAVLLPHRKVTPQQLSQPLGSGADVFEIPGVFDDCMKVVEALADGYNVALLNSKNAWRILGQESYSYEIAQDFDYAMADKVVVVPIGNAGNITAVMNGFLKFFDVGIIDALPKIVGVQSEHANPVYNYYSQTAGDGRRFVPMTVKPSVAQAAMIGNPVSMPRVIYLVDRYNRVAGEPRVFFAQVTEQAIMDWQLTANRNGHIACTHGGESLAGLEEALKNGWVNAKETAIIDSTAHALKFSGFQDMYFQDSFPEGFAVQPKPALVNQPRYVCPAHLKRVPEPGKPMAKEDFATFVEAVAGQIAGDLGLKKR from the coding sequence GTGAAAATCGACCAATTCCCGGAAACCATCCGGCCCCACCTGATTCCGAAACCCAGTGGGGAACTGATCTACCGTTGCCTGGGCTGCCAGGCCGAACACAGCATTGAATCCCTGCTCTACACCTGCCCGGACTGCGGCCAGGTGCTGCTCATCCACGATCGCCGGTTCGACCGGCTCAAGGCGCTCAGCGGCGAGACCTGGCAACAGATCCTCGACTACCGACGCATGCTCAAGATCCCGGCCCTCAAAGGGATCTACCGCTACCACGAATTCATCGGCCCGGTCATTCCGCTCGACTCGGTGGTCTATCTGGGCGAAGGGCATACGCCGGTGGTGGAAGCCAACACCGTCCTTCAGGAGAAAACCGGCATGCGCTTCTTCTACAAGAACGACGGTCAGAACCCCAGCGCATCGTTCAAGGACCGCGGCATGGCCAGTGCCCTGAGCTACATCCATTTCCTGATCCAAGAGGGGATTATCGACGAGGTGCTCTCCATCTGCGCCTCCACCGGGGATACTAGTGCCGCGGCAGCGCTTTACGCCGCCTATCTCAAACCCGACATCAAATCCGCCGTACTCCTGCCGCACAGGAAGGTGACCCCCCAGCAGCTTTCCCAGCCCCTGGGCAGCGGGGCGGACGTCTTCGAAATTCCCGGAGTATTCGATGACTGCATGAAAGTCGTCGAGGCGCTGGCGGACGGGTACAATGTGGCCCTGCTCAATTCGAAAAATGCCTGGCGGATCCTGGGACAGGAGTCCTATTCATACGAAATCGCGCAGGATTTCGACTACGCCATGGCCGACAAGGTCGTGGTGGTGCCCATCGGTAACGCCGGCAACATCACGGCCGTGATGAACGGATTTCTCAAATTTTTCGACGTCGGCATCATCGACGCCCTGCCCAAAATTGTCGGTGTGCAGTCCGAGCATGCCAACCCGGTCTACAACTACTACAGCCAGACGGCGGGCGACGGGCGACGTTTCGTTCCCATGACGGTCAAGCCCAGCGTGGCCCAGGCGGCCATGATCGGCAATCCGGTATCCATGCCGCGAGTCATCTACCTGGTGGATCGCTACAATCGGGTGGCCGGTGAACCACGGGTATTTTTCGCGCAGGTGACCGAACAGGCCATCATGGACTGGCAACTGACGGCCAATCGCAACGGCCACATCGCCTGCACCCACGGCGGCGAGTCCTTGGCCGGACTCGAGGAGGCCCTGAAAAACGGTTGGGTCAACGCAAAGGAAACGGCGATTATCGATTCAACGGCCCACGCTCTTAAATTCTCCGGGTTTCAAGACATGTATTTTCAGGACAGTTTTCCAGAAGGTTTTGCTGTCCAGCCCAAGCCGGCCCTGGTCAACCAACCCCGCTATGTTTGCCCGGCGCACCTCAAACGGGTGCCCGAACCGGGCAAGCCGATGGCAAAGGAGGATTTTGCCACCTTTGTCGAGGCCGTCGCCGGACAGATCGCCGGTGATCTTGGCTTGAAAAAACGGTAA